The sequence below is a genomic window from Ostrinia nubilalis chromosome Z, ilOstNubi1.1, whole genome shotgun sequence.
TTAAGTGACTTCTATGGTACctaatacataacaggaattttgttttcataggggtcacttaaaaattagagattgatggtaaaaacgagcattaggtacctatctattttatattaatataattatctacagggtgacaggtaaaatCCACCTATTCATTGAAAGGGGTTATACTAGTAGAAGGTTTGAAATTAAGTCCAGTGAACCAGGGGTCCACAAATTAACTAGATGGTTAACGAGTTGTGAGTGTGAGGGTTCTTCCATTTTTTAGTTAATTGTAAATAAGCTACTCCATTCTAAACATTGAATTgatagggtaattgcgccggttttccgtccagctcctgttttcgtccatttgaccgacttgccacaaacaaatacggaaaatttgaatacaaacctaactttccgtgaaagtttggacttgttacattctataatatctaagtaacagttctgtccgcatgaaaatgtaatttgacaagtaataactccaaaaaaatctacggaagttgctgctgcacacaggtgaatggaaaacgtcgtcaagttagaaaaaaaaaaacgtgccggtagggaactttcatggtatgtttaattactgttttagctactttacgtaatgtttttggcacgtatgtctaattattagcataataaacactattttaagggtttattaaagtttttgtatagaaatcttagataattaagtggactaatactagcataacaattttgcaagattttggttttcgtccacgtggacggaaaccctgacacctagttaatatttttaataatcattttacttcaatggacctacaaaatacaatgttttttcttccaatatgatctttattgctattacattaaacattttagtttacgtccactttttaagagtgataaacccataaaaaccgttaaaaagatgtggacgaaaacaaaaaacagctttaaacgttgttgtgttttcgtccatgacgtcatgagcaagcactggggtggacgaaaaccaaaattagctattcctgtagattagttttcgtccatttgtccttcgacctattgaaatattttcctaaatttaggtaagaaacttatttaaatctttttgatatcatttgaaagctaacaaaattacctttcaaatgatataccacaatccatagttactgtattgtagagttggttttaagttaataattcaactgcacccttttttctacacagtggtcgaaaactagcgtacactaggacgaaaactgatttttttggacgaaaactagtgaaatcgcctcttttgcattaaatattttttataaaaaaacccgtggtatttacttattgtcatataatattaacgtaaagtagactatataaggacttaaacgacatatgatacatatgagtaagggtattttaagatattcatttcgcatcacaaagttggcaactccgctaattggacgaaaactagcgcacttaccctacttTTCCGAAAGCTAAAATATGTGTGCTCATTTTTAAAGAACGCTTGCCCAAAACTTACGCAAACTCAGAATTAAAAGGTATAATTTAGtaacaatattgtttttattttctagtTTTAACAAAAAGTCTTTTTGTTGCTAATTAACTCTATAACCCATTTCATGGAACAGATCGAGTTTCTCTGTATCTAAAAAGTAGGAAATTCACTAGTTTTTGTCATTAATTTCAAAAAGCAGGGCACCAGGCTTATCTAAGGCTATACCATCTGACTACTATCACATATCAGTGGTTTATGTAGTACTTATGATGACAAAaacatttaacattttaaaatgttttccaAGACGAAATTGACTAAATCTTACAAAGTTCCAAAACtgtgttttaaaaacaaaaaagtaaaataatgcgAATTCAATATTCTACTTAATCAATGCTTGGTAACAAAGAATAATGTCGATATCAATACCATTACCGAAACATCACTACGTTGGTAGACCCAGCAAGCGGGACTCGGCCAATTGCAACCCATTTGCAaagcggcgggcgcgcgcgcaaCACTCGCCATGGCGACAGACTCGATAACGGTTAGTTATCTTatcttttaaactttaaaattaaatgaataaacattttgttgTTTATCTACAGCGAATTGATTCTATTTTAATCTGCTTAAGCGAATTAATGATTGTTGGACTTGGTATTCTTgtgatttataaaaatatcattctGTTGCTAAGTCAATTGATTctgtgtattattattttgtgccaTGCTAAAACGCAGAACAACTAGTTACTTAGTGTTAATAATGTTATGAACCAAGAGGAATCAGCCCCGCTAACTAAATCGCGGTCTGCTGCCACAGCACAGTCTATAATCCCGCaacattaattaagtatttatttaaaatataatatgatGAAATATAATGCGAAATTCAAATCAATTCAATTGCATTATCAAGTCATAAATTCCATCGTCACCGCCGTTATCCTAATGAAAGAAACAATTCGAATGTTAAAATGAATCATTCTACGTGCACAGTGGTGGCAGTGGTTCGTCCGCTTCAACGATGTGAGACAGCTGTGGGCCGCACAGCCCACCTACCTGATCTCACAGACGGTGTTCATGCTGGCTGGATTTATCACCCTGGTGCACGGTATGTTCATCATCTGGTCATTTGACTAGTCTCCACTGAAGACGCTCTCTCTGAGACGAGTGGAGGTTTCGACCTACACACTACACGTTAGCCAgccttggggaggcctgatgttctcACTATCGATGGAAGAGTCAATAGTGTAATATTTAAAAGCATTTGCGtcccattttaaaataaattatcacaAGTCTCAATACGATATTATTAGAAGTGCTTGTAACCACGGCTGTAGTAACAACCCAGCCGAAACGTCAAACTCATGCTacaacatacttaaataattattatgttgcgTCGATGAGACTCGTGATTCTATAATAATCCAAACCAAACGGATTAGGTGTCGAGGTCTTCGCCGTCCTGTCTACGCCTGCTACGAAGTACCTACGGCTACAGGAATCCCTGCTACGTTCTACGACATGGTGAATTCGTAGCCACTGACTCCATAGTTTTGATTTTCGTAGTATGGGCAACATTGAGTAATGAGAAAATTGAGAATTTTAACTCTcaattgtttattgtttttgcAGAAACACAAGTAGCCTATACCCGTATCATGTGTTAgcgttttttatattttattttttgatagcGCAAGGTTTTTTCCAACAGCCTTCAAGAAAGGTGGCAGATGGCCATATTTCTGGCTCGGCACAGTGCTGCATGGTCTCTACGCCGACAACTTCTGGCACATCGTTTTGCCAGAGTACGACAACTTCTGGCACTCACAGACCCCTGTCATGTTACTTGGTGGGAGATTGCCGCTTCACATTGTATTCTTGTGTAAGTATCCACAAAGTATCTTACCTCGATAATTAACTACacttattttaaactaattaattaattaccgttATGTCACTTCTCCCAATTACCATTTTCGACTGTTACGCCACACAgtctaatattattttgatttgtgTTCGCGAATCTCATCTTCTAAACCCCACCCTTCCTATTGTTAACGCGCTAATGCTGAGTGAAGTCCCATCATTATTGCAATTAGCGTTGGGGAGGGTGGCGCGCGACAATCCTCGTTTCCTTTGGTTTCCCGTTTATCTTGTGATGTGTGCTAAAATGATGTATTAGTATATTTTACTCTGTTTTTacgggacaggaggcaaatgggCCAACGGATTTAAGAACGTTTTAGGAGCattcatcattttagccataagaTGTCGTGATTGATGATTTCCATATTAAGCGGgttgcggcctgcatccagcgccttcctgctgccaTTATGAGGTCGGTCTActttatgggtggacgtcctatgctgGGCTTTCTGGTACGacccttcactccagaaccttgctgtctaTCGAGCGTTAATACTGCGTACCTTTGCCACTTCAACTtgttaatccgtcgggctatttCAGCGACTTTTGGGAGAATTATTACTCTATAAATGAAAAGCTACTATTTTCACGACGTTACTTGCCAATTTTTCATTTCAGACCCAGCTTTCATGTACAATGCGGCGTACTCAGTGTCGCGATTGAACCTTCCTCGTTACGCTGAGCCTTTCGCCGTGGGGCTGGTCACCGTCCTCATCGACATACCCTACGACATCACGGCCGTGAAGTTCGTCCACTGGACCTGGCACGACACCGACCCCAACATCTTCGACCGCCACTACTGGGTGCCCTGGACCTCGTACTACTTCCACGCCACTTTCACAACGAGTTTCTACTTCTTGTTCGATGCCTCCAGGAGGTGGTTGGCCCCGAAGGTCGAAAAGTGGAAGTCGGCAGGGTAAGTGAcctctacatttaaaaaactcTTCCATAATCCTGAAACTTCGTTGATTAATAGAGGCTATTTCTCCTACAACATCTGCCGGTAATGACATCATGACATGACGTTGGACTTCGTTGAACGTCTTGAAGTCTAGATCGCGAGACACAACCTCGCACGACTTTGcctaactttttatttatttctactaCACCAGTGCTGGATAAGCATTCACTTTGGGCTAAGGAGCATATGAGAGATAATAAATACTACCTAGGTAGGAACCTTTAGCTGCTGAAAATAAAGGGAAAAAGGCCTTTAGAAGGAAAAGAAGGAAGGAATCAAAGGAGTTATAGTAAAGACGTGTTTTTCTCTCTTGCCATATTCAGAGCAAAGACAGAATGGAAATCGTTGCTGATCGCGACAATCCTGGGCATGCCAGGCGGCGTGCTCATGTTCGTGCCGATCTACCACCCGCTGCACGACCACTTCAAGATTCACACGGAGGTCACGGTGTTCCTGCTCTTCTCCATCTATGCTGTCTTCATCATCAACGGCCTCGCGAGTGACAGGGAGAAGGTTAAGGAGAGGTAATGTCAAGCCGGCAAGGTCATGTAGGTCATTTTGGagatttgaatttaaatatcattttaattgcATGTTATTCTTAAAAACTGAAAATGTTGTCCTCATTGCGAAACTCATGATAGACCAtggtaggttttttttaaatttcattaactttcataaaataagtttatttgtgaaagttttattttatttccgaGTGTACATTTTACAGGTacagtcaaaatcaaaataagcTTCACCTTCTAAGTTCTCATACCTAAATGTATTTCAGTCATTGGCGCAGATTCATAGTGCGACCAATAATGAAAAACTGATGTCCTGAA
It includes:
- the LOC135087216 gene encoding uncharacterized protein LOC135087216: MATDSITWWQWFVRFNDVRQLWAAQPTYLISQTVFMLAGFITLVHAFKKGGRWPYFWLGTVLHGLYADNFWHIVLPEYDNFWHSQTPVMLLGGRLPLHIVFLYPAFMYNAAYSVSRLNLPRYAEPFAVGLVTVLIDIPYDITAVKFVHWTWHDTDPNIFDRHYWVPWTSYYFHATFTTSFYFLFDASRRWLAPKVEKWKSAGAKTEWKSLLIATILGMPGGVLMFVPIYHPLHDHFKIHTEVTVFLLFSIYAVFIINGLASDREKVKERLSGIDYLLIMQIISHYFVYLLMVTFFWPEKEISTGFHEPVGPCDQVTSLVTPFGQTLEKRKYFCPDNYDEGYFGFSCVGNKRPKDGARWYTICGTPFANRMEYIVVISTILIAATGIFYSMYSRPAAVPVTPKKKQKTK